CTCGAGGAGGCCCTCGCAGTCTTCGAAGAGGGGATCAGGCTCTCTCGCCACTGCTCCAGTTACCTCGACCAGGCGGAAAAGAGGATCCAGCTCCTGACAAAGAACGAGTCCGGAGCACCTTCTGTCACTGAATGGGAAGGTGATGTCTGAGACCCGCGCATTCGATCTCGCCGGCTATATCTCAAAACGCCGCAGCCTCATGGAAGCTGCCCTTGATCGGCTCCTTCCCCGCCCTGAAGGACCGGACGACGCCCCGGTCTTTGAGGCCATGCGCTACAGCATCCAGGCCGGGGGAAAGCGCCTCCGTCCTCTCCTCCTCTTTGCCGGTGCCGAGGCAGTGGGAGGCAGTATCGAGCCACTAATTCCCTTTGCCTGTGCCCTCGAGTGTATTCACACCTATTCCCTCATTCACGATGATCTGCCTGCCATGGACGACGACGATCTCCGACGGGGCCGTCCTACCTGCCATAAGGCATTCGGGGAGGCGATCGCCATCCTTGCAGGAGACGGGCTCCTTACCCTCGCCTTCGAGCTCATGACCTGTACTAAGGGCCCATCAGCCCCCCCGCCGGAAACCGTGCTCGAGGCGATCCAGGTCCTCGCCCGAGCCGCCGGGGTTTCGGGCATGGTCGGCGGACAGACCGCTGACATCCTCGCCGAGGGAAAGGAGGTCACTGCAGAGACCCTGGAACTGATCCACAGGAAAAAGACTGGCGCCCTCATCGCCGCGTCCGTGGAGATGGGCGGTATCCTCGGGGGTGGCAGCCGAAAGGAGATCTCGTCCCTTGGTGAATACGGGATGAATCTCGGGCTCGCTTTCCAGATCATGGACGATATCCTGGACGTGACCGGGGATCCGGCACTCCTCGGGAAAAAGACAGGTGCGGACGCCCGGCGTAAAAAGGCCGCCTATCCCGCCCTTTTCGGGATAGAGGAGGCCAAAAGGCGGGTGGATGACCTGCTCTCCCAGGCCGAAGAGGCCCTTTCCTGCTTCGGCCCTGCGGGTGACCCCCTGAGGGCCATTGCCCGATACGTAGGCAAACGGGACAGATAGCTCCATGCCCAACCCTTCCATCCTTGAATCCATTAACGGTCCGGAGGATTTGAAAACCCTCAAGATCCAAGACCTCTGCCGGCTTGCCTACGAGCTCAGAAAAAGGATCATCAAGACGGTCTCCGCAAACGGAGGACACCTCGCCCCGAATCTCGGGGTCGTGGAGCTCACCATAGCCCTGCACACGGTCTTCGAGTCCCCAACGGACAGAATCATCTGGGACGTAGGCCACCAGGCCTACGCCCACAAGCTCCTCACGGGCCGACTTGACCGGTTTCACACCCTCCGCAGGCACGGCGGCATCAGCGGATTTCCCAAGCGGTCCGAAAGCCCGCATGACGCCCTTGACACAGGGCATTCGAGTACATCCATCTCTGCGGCCCTTGGCATGGCTACTGCCCGTTCCCTTC
The window above is part of the Deltaproteobacteria bacterium genome. Proteins encoded here:
- a CDS encoding exodeoxyribonuclease VII small subunit, translating into MAEETTGRRFEDMLKELEKIVQRLEEEDLPLEEALAVFEEGIRLSRHCSSYLDQAEKRIQLLTKNESGAPSVTEWEGDV
- a CDS encoding polyprenyl synthetase family protein, giving the protein MSETRAFDLAGYISKRRSLMEAALDRLLPRPEGPDDAPVFEAMRYSIQAGGKRLRPLLLFAGAEAVGGSIEPLIPFACALECIHTYSLIHDDLPAMDDDDLRRGRPTCHKAFGEAIAILAGDGLLTLAFELMTCTKGPSAPPPETVLEAIQVLARAAGVSGMVGGQTADILAEGKEVTAETLELIHRKKTGALIAASVEMGGILGGGSRKEISSLGEYGMNLGLAFQIMDDILDVTGDPALLGKKTGADARRKKAAYPALFGIEEAKRRVDDLLSQAEEALSCFGPAGDPLRAIARYVGKRDR